One window of the Nitratidesulfovibrio sp. genome contains the following:
- a CDS encoding phenylalanine--tRNA ligase subunit alpha, with the protein MDLLKELESLVPELERGLDQASSLTELEELRVAFLGRKGRLAQIMGRLPELSPQDRPRLGQAANGVKMALTERFEGRKTALEAASEAAALSRFDPTLPGRAPWRGSLHPDTLVMEEICSVFRGLGYDIVTGPEVEMDHYNFEALNMPAEHPARDMQDTLYVTESILMRTHTSPLQVRTMLARKPPVAIIAPGKVYRRDSDITHTPMFHQIEGLMVDKGVSMADLRGTLTSFLRTVFGGDTRVRFRPSFFPFTEPSAEVDISCCICGGKGHVGNEPCRVCKTTGWVEILGCGMVDPAVFTAVGYDPEEYTGFAFGLGVERVAMLKYGIGDLRMFFENDVRFLSQFR; encoded by the coding sequence ATGGACCTTCTCAAGGAACTGGAAAGCCTGGTCCCGGAACTCGAAAGAGGCCTGGACCAGGCTTCGTCGTTGACGGAGCTTGAGGAACTGCGTGTCGCCTTCCTTGGCCGCAAGGGGCGTCTTGCGCAGATCATGGGCCGCCTGCCCGAACTTTCGCCGCAAGACCGGCCCCGCCTGGGGCAGGCCGCCAACGGCGTCAAAATGGCGCTCACCGAACGCTTCGAAGGCCGCAAGACCGCCCTCGAAGCCGCCAGCGAGGCCGCCGCGCTTTCCCGCTTCGACCCGACCCTGCCCGGCCGCGCGCCGTGGCGTGGCTCGCTCCACCCCGATACCCTGGTCATGGAGGAAATCTGCTCCGTGTTCCGGGGGCTTGGTTACGACATCGTGACCGGGCCGGAAGTGGAGATGGACCACTACAACTTCGAAGCGCTGAACATGCCCGCCGAACACCCGGCGCGCGACATGCAGGATACCCTGTACGTCACCGAGTCCATCCTGATGCGCACCCACACCTCGCCGTTGCAGGTGCGCACCATGCTGGCGCGCAAGCCCCCGGTGGCCATCATCGCCCCCGGCAAGGTCTATCGCCGCGACTCGGACATCACGCACACCCCCATGTTCCACCAGATCGAAGGCCTGATGGTGGACAAGGGCGTGAGCATGGCCGACCTGCGCGGCACGCTCACGTCGTTCCTGCGCACCGTGTTCGGCGGCGATACCCGGGTCCGCTTCCGCCCCAGCTTCTTCCCCTTCACCGAGCCCAGCGCCGAGGTGGACATCTCGTGCTGCATCTGCGGTGGCAAGGGGCACGTGGGCAACGAACCCTGCCGGGTGTGCAAGACCACCGGCTGGGTCGAGATCCTGGGCTGCGGCATGGTGGACCCCGCCGTGTTCACCGCCGTGGGCTATGATCCCGAAGAATACACCGGCTTCGCCTTCGGCCTCGGCGTCGAACGCGTGGCCATGCTCAAGTACGGCATCGGCGACCTGCGCATGTTCTTCGAGAATGATGTGCGGTTCCTGTCGCAGTTCAGGTAG
- the pheT gene encoding phenylalanine--tRNA ligase subunit beta, whose amino-acid sequence MLLSLAWLREFVPFEGTAEQLGDRLTMLGLELEEIRRPFDAIRTIVVGHVVERAKHPEADKLSVCKVDAGQGELLDIVCGAPNVAAGQKVPVALVGTTMPGGLVIKKAKLRGQPSHGMICSERELGLSDDHEGIMVLPEHFTVGRLLVDELQLDMEVCDISITPNRADCLSVLGLAREVALGFGLPLTLPRLNLMEDGPDCSGEVAIDIPDPALCPVYQGRILENVRVGKSPARIRHRLTAIGVRPISNIVDASNYVMMELGQPLHAFDLDLLEGGRIVVSPAVAGERIVTLDGQDRVLTPGDLLIRDGVKPVALAGVMGGANTEVSDVTTRVLLESAVFRPGTIRRTSRRLGLSSEAAYRMERGLDQPGSLFALHRAVQMMAELSGARLRPGVCKAEPRPWTSPALRFRPARARMLLGMGEDTIGDGFCADTLTSLGCVLDKTDAADWKVSGPSHRLDFEREADLIEEVGRVYGLDAIPPVLPKVMRPLDQAGAPESEYDFWRRIKGWGRGLGLNEAINYSFVGQKDLDHLGLPAEGRIPIMNPLSEDQNVLRTALAPGLLNNLRHNIAQGNAGLRLFELARIFTADAGSETTACERGRLGILMYGARHDSAWPNPEADADYQDLKGVVEHFAAFLHLGQPCCAVADAPHPFLAPCVTVTVQGKALGVMGRVRPDLADAYHARKDVWLADIDLDAARQLHDAVTVRFAALPVYPPVRRDITVMAPAALQAGAVLDHVRGMRLPLLEGIELIDVFAPEDREERNLTFRMTFRHAGRTLKDAEVDKEREKVASSLQQALPIRL is encoded by the coding sequence ATGCTGCTGTCCCTTGCCTGGCTGCGCGAATTCGTTCCCTTCGAAGGCACCGCCGAACAACTCGGCGACCGTCTGACCATGCTCGGCCTTGAACTGGAGGAAATCCGCCGCCCGTTCGACGCCATCCGTACCATCGTGGTGGGCCACGTGGTGGAGCGCGCCAAGCACCCGGAGGCCGACAAGCTGTCGGTGTGCAAGGTCGATGCGGGCCAGGGCGAGCTGCTGGACATCGTGTGCGGCGCGCCCAACGTGGCTGCCGGTCAGAAGGTGCCGGTGGCCCTGGTGGGCACCACCATGCCGGGCGGCCTGGTCATCAAGAAGGCCAAGCTGCGCGGCCAGCCCTCGCACGGCATGATCTGCTCCGAGCGCGAGCTGGGCCTCAGCGACGACCATGAAGGCATCATGGTCCTGCCGGAGCACTTCACGGTGGGCAGGCTGCTGGTGGACGAACTGCAACTGGACATGGAGGTGTGCGACATCTCCATCACGCCCAACCGCGCCGACTGCCTTTCGGTGCTGGGCCTTGCGCGCGAAGTGGCCCTGGGCTTCGGCCTGCCGCTGACCCTGCCCCGCCTGAACCTGATGGAAGACGGCCCGGACTGCTCCGGCGAGGTGGCCATCGACATTCCCGACCCGGCCCTGTGCCCGGTCTATCAGGGGCGCATCCTTGAAAACGTGCGGGTGGGCAAGAGCCCGGCGCGCATCCGCCATCGCCTTACCGCCATCGGCGTGCGCCCCATCTCCAACATCGTGGATGCTTCCAACTACGTGATGATGGAGCTGGGCCAGCCCCTGCACGCCTTCGACCTGGACCTGCTGGAAGGCGGGCGCATCGTGGTATCCCCGGCGGTGGCGGGCGAGCGCATCGTGACCCTGGACGGGCAGGATCGCGTGCTGACCCCCGGCGACCTGCTGATCCGCGACGGGGTGAAGCCCGTGGCCCTGGCGGGTGTCATGGGCGGCGCCAATACCGAGGTTTCCGACGTCACCACCCGCGTGCTGCTGGAAAGCGCCGTGTTCCGCCCCGGCACCATCCGCCGCACCTCGCGCCGGTTGGGCCTGTCCAGCGAGGCGGCGTATCGCATGGAGCGCGGGCTGGACCAGCCGGGTTCGCTCTTTGCCCTGCACCGCGCCGTGCAGATGATGGCCGAACTTTCCGGTGCGCGGCTGCGCCCCGGCGTGTGCAAGGCGGAACCGCGTCCGTGGACCAGCCCCGCGTTGCGCTTCCGCCCGGCGCGCGCCCGCATGCTGCTGGGCATGGGCGAGGACACCATCGGCGACGGCTTCTGCGCCGACACCCTGACCAGCCTCGGCTGCGTGCTGGACAAGACGGACGCCGCCGACTGGAAGGTTTCCGGCCCCAGCCACCGCCTGGACTTCGAGCGCGAGGCCGACCTGATCGAGGAAGTGGGCCGCGTGTACGGGCTGGACGCCATCCCCCCCGTGCTGCCCAAGGTCATGCGTCCGCTGGACCAGGCGGGCGCGCCCGAGTCCGAGTACGATTTCTGGAGGCGTATCAAGGGGTGGGGCCGCGGCCTCGGCCTTAACGAAGCCATCAACTACAGCTTCGTGGGCCAGAAGGATCTGGACCATCTGGGCCTGCCCGCCGAGGGGCGCATCCCGATCATGAACCCGCTGTCGGAAGACCAGAACGTGTTGCGCACGGCGCTGGCCCCCGGCCTTCTGAACAACCTGCGCCACAACATCGCGCAGGGCAACGCGGGGCTGCGGCTGTTCGAACTGGCGCGTATCTTCACGGCGGACGCCGGGTCGGAGACCACTGCCTGCGAACGTGGGCGCCTGGGCATCCTGATGTACGGCGCGCGCCACGACAGCGCGTGGCCCAACCCGGAAGCCGACGCCGATTACCAGGACCTCAAGGGCGTGGTGGAACACTTCGCGGCCTTCCTGCACCTGGGGCAGCCGTGCTGCGCGGTGGCCGATGCGCCGCACCCCTTCCTGGCCCCGTGCGTCACCGTGACGGTACAGGGCAAGGCGCTGGGCGTCATGGGCCGGGTAAGGCCCGACCTCGCCGACGCCTACCATGCCCGCAAGGACGTGTGGCTGGCCGACATCGACCTTGATGCGGCGCGCCAGTTGCACGACGCGGTGACGGTGCGCTTTGCCGCGCTGCCGGTGTATCCGCCGGTGCGGCGCGACATCACGGTCATGGCGCCTGCCGCGCTGCAGGCCGGCGCGGTGCTGGACCATGTGCGGGGAATGCGGCTGCCGCTGCTGGAAGGCATCGAACTCATTGACGTGTTCGCCCCCGAAGACCGCGAAGAGCGCAACCTGACCTTCCGCATGACCTTCCGCCATGCCGGGCGCACCCTGAAGGACGCCGAAGTGGACAAGGAACGCGAGAAAGTGGCAAGTTCGCTCCAGCAGGCACTTCCCATCCGGCTCTAG
- the rpe gene encoding ribulose-phosphate 3-epimerase, giving the protein MILSPSLLSSDFGRLADELAALEAAGLSWVHWDVMDGTFVPNITYGQPVIGHLRKQSRLFFDVHLMVERPERYLHEFVDAGADMLVVHAEATPHVQRALAEIRRLGVKSGVALNPHTPLSVLDYVLDDADMVLVMTVNPGFGGQSFLPASYRKISELRAMINARGLSTLIQVDGGVDPANTAQLVRSGADVLVSGSAFFKFPPYGERLKAFEAAANSVL; this is encoded by the coding sequence ATGATCCTTTCCCCTTCGCTGCTGTCCTCCGACTTCGGCCGTCTGGCCGACGAACTGGCCGCCCTGGAAGCCGCCGGGCTGTCCTGGGTACACTGGGACGTCATGGACGGCACCTTCGTGCCCAACATCACCTATGGCCAGCCGGTCATCGGACATCTGCGGAAACAGAGCCGCCTGTTCTTCGACGTGCACCTGATGGTGGAACGCCCGGAGCGCTACCTGCACGAATTCGTGGACGCCGGGGCGGACATGCTGGTCGTGCACGCAGAGGCGACCCCCCACGTGCAGCGCGCCCTGGCCGAAATCCGCCGCCTGGGCGTCAAGTCCGGCGTGGCCCTGAACCCGCACACCCCGCTTTCGGTGCTGGACTACGTGCTGGACGACGCGGACATGGTGCTGGTCATGACCGTGAACCCCGGCTTTGGCGGCCAGTCGTTCCTGCCCGCCAGCTACCGCAAGATCAGCGAGCTGCGCGCCATGATCAATGCGCGCGGCCTGTCCACGCTCATTCAGGTGGATGGCGGGGTGGACCCCGCCAACACGGCGCAACTGGTGCGCAGCGGGGCAGACGTGCTGGTTTCCGGCTCGGCCTTCTTCAAGTTTCCGCCCTATGGCGAACGGTTGAAGGCGTTCGAGGCGGCGGCGAATTCCGTATTGTAG
- the tkt gene encoding transketolase, with protein MPSRKELANAIRVLSMDAVEKAKSGHPGAPMGMADIAEVLWNDCLKHNPANPKWADRDRFVLSNGHGSMLMYSLLHLSGYDVSMDDIRNFRQLHSKTPGHPEYSVTPGVETTTGPLGQGIATAVGMAMAERLMAQQFNRPGYDVVDHATYVFLGDGCMMEGISHEACSLAGTLGLGKLTAFYDDNGISIDGDIAGWFADDTPARFEAYGWHVVRNVDGHDGEAIAAALKAARAVPGKPSLICCKTCIGQGAPTKAGSHNCHGSPLGAAEIAAAREGMNWPHPPFEIPADIYAGWDARPRGTAAEAAWNDLFARYRAAHPELAAEFERRMAGNLPADWQAGVAAALAATDGAKETLATRIASRNALNAVAPLLPEMIGGSADLTGSVGTWHKTSKLVTPGDWSGNYISYGVREFAMGAIMNGMALHGGFLPYAGTFLIFSDYAKNAIRLSALMGARVVWVLTHDSIGVGEDGPTHQPVEQLAGLRLTPNVQVWRPCDTVETLSAWKFAAECATGPTCISLTRQDVPFVERTAEQLANIARGGYVLRDCAGTPEALIMATGSEVQLALAAADALAARGRKVRVVSMPSSTQFDRQDAAYRESVLPSAVRARVAVEAAAVDGWWKYLGLDGKAVGMTGFGESAPGKVLFEYFGITAGKVIEAVESLI; from the coding sequence ATGCCGTCTCGCAAGGAACTCGCCAACGCCATCCGCGTGCTCAGCATGGACGCCGTGGAAAAGGCCAAGTCCGGGCACCCCGGTGCGCCCATGGGCATGGCGGACATCGCCGAAGTGCTCTGGAACGATTGCCTGAAGCACAACCCCGCCAATCCCAAATGGGCCGACCGCGACCGCTTCGTGCTTTCCAACGGGCACGGCTCCATGCTCATGTACTCGCTGCTGCACCTTTCCGGCTACGATGTCAGCATGGACGACATCCGCAACTTCCGGCAGCTGCATTCCAAGACCCCCGGCCACCCAGAATACTCCGTCACCCCCGGCGTGGAGACCACCACCGGTCCGCTGGGGCAGGGCATTGCCACCGCCGTGGGCATGGCCATGGCCGAACGGCTCATGGCCCAGCAGTTCAACCGCCCCGGCTACGACGTGGTGGACCATGCCACGTACGTGTTCCTGGGCGACGGCTGCATGATGGAAGGCATCTCGCACGAGGCGTGTTCGCTTGCGGGCACCCTGGGCCTCGGCAAGCTGACCGCCTTTTATGACGATAACGGCATTTCCATCGACGGCGACATCGCCGGGTGGTTCGCCGACGACACCCCGGCCCGTTTCGAGGCCTACGGCTGGCACGTGGTGCGCAACGTGGACGGCCACGACGGCGAGGCCATCGCCGCCGCGCTCAAGGCCGCCCGTGCGGTGCCCGGCAAGCCCAGCCTGATCTGCTGCAAGACCTGCATCGGCCAGGGTGCGCCCACCAAGGCGGGCAGCCACAACTGCCACGGCTCGCCCCTGGGCGCCGCCGAAATCGCCGCCGCGCGCGAAGGCATGAACTGGCCGCATCCGCCCTTCGAGATTCCGGCGGACATCTATGCCGGTTGGGACGCCCGTCCGCGCGGCACCGCCGCCGAGGCCGCCTGGAACGACCTGTTCGCCCGCTACCGCGCCGCCCATCCCGAACTGGCCGCCGAATTCGAGCGCCGCATGGCGGGCAACCTGCCCGCCGACTGGCAGGCGGGCGTGGCCGCCGCGCTTGCCGCCACCGATGGGGCAAAGGAAACCCTGGCCACCCGCATCGCCTCGCGCAACGCCCTGAACGCCGTGGCCCCGCTGCTGCCGGAAATGATCGGCGGCTCGGCGGACCTTACCGGTTCCGTGGGTACCTGGCACAAGACGTCCAAGCTGGTCACCCCCGGTGACTGGTCCGGCAACTACATCTCCTACGGCGTGCGCGAATTCGCCATGGGCGCCATCATGAACGGCATGGCCCTGCATGGCGGGTTCCTGCCCTACGCGGGCACCTTCCTGATCTTCTCCGACTACGCCAAGAACGCCATCCGCCTGTCCGCGCTGATGGGCGCGCGGGTGGTCTGGGTGCTCACGCACGATTCCATCGGCGTGGGCGAAGACGGCCCCACCCACCAGCCGGTGGAACAACTGGCCGGTCTGCGCCTTACCCCCAACGTGCAGGTGTGGCGCCCCTGCGACACCGTGGAAACCCTGTCCGCGTGGAAGTTCGCCGCCGAATGCGCCACCGGCCCCACCTGCATCTCGCTGACCCGGCAGGACGTGCCCTTCGTGGAACGCACCGCCGAGCAGCTCGCCAACATCGCGCGCGGCGGCTACGTGCTGCGCGACTGCGCGGGCACCCCGGAAGCCCTCATCATGGCCACCGGCTCCGAAGTGCAGTTGGCCCTTGCCGCCGCCGATGCGCTGGCCGCCAGGGGCCGCAAGGTGCGCGTGGTGTCCATGCCGTCGTCCACCCAGTTCGATCGCCAGGACGCCGCGTATCGTGAATCGGTGCTGCCGTCCGCCGTGCGTGCGCGCGTGGCCGTGGAAGCCGCCGCCGTGGACGGCTGGTGGAAGTACCTGGGCCTGGACGGCAAGGCCGTGGGCATGACCGGCTTTGGCGAATCGGCCCCCGGCAAGGTGCTGTTCGAATACTTCGGCATTACCGCCGGGAAGGTCATTGAAGCGGTGGAGTCCCTGATCTAA
- a CDS encoding phosphoglycerate kinase, producing MAVLKMTDLDLKGKRVLLREDLNVPLKDGKVTSDKRIRAALPSLQMALKAGARVLLVSHLGRPTEGEFDPAFSLAPVAEHLSRALGFPVPLVRDYIDGIEVAEGQCVLCENVRFLKGEKKDDEALGRKLAALCDIFVMDAFGAAHRAQASTHAAVRFAKVACAGPLLAAELDALSRALDAPAKPMVGIIGGSKVSTKLTLLDTLSKKVDRLIVGGGIANNFIKAAGYEVGRSLYEPDLVDEAARLMAAAKAAGGEIPVPVDVVVGPEFAESAPATVRKVSEVKPDEMILDIGPETARLYRDILMQAGTIVWNGPVGAFEVEQFGQGTKALCMAVADSPAFSLAGGGDTVAAIEKYGVVDRISYMSTGGGAFLEFLEGKTLPAVAVLEERSGKG from the coding sequence ATGGCCGTACTGAAGATGACCGACCTTGATCTGAAGGGTAAGCGCGTCCTCCTGCGTGAAGACCTCAACGTGCCCCTGAAGGATGGCAAGGTGACCAGCGACAAGCGCATCCGCGCGGCGCTGCCCTCCCTCCAAATGGCCCTCAAGGCCGGTGCCCGCGTGCTGCTGGTGTCGCATCTGGGCCGCCCCACGGAAGGCGAGTTCGACCCCGCCTTCTCGCTGGCCCCGGTGGCCGAACATCTGTCCAGGGCCCTGGGCTTTCCCGTGCCGCTGGTGCGCGACTACATCGACGGTATCGAGGTGGCGGAAGGCCAGTGCGTGCTGTGCGAGAACGTGCGCTTCCTGAAGGGCGAAAAGAAGGACGACGAGGCCCTGGGCCGCAAGCTGGCCGCTCTGTGCGACATCTTCGTCATGGACGCCTTCGGCGCGGCGCATCGCGCCCAGGCCTCCACCCACGCCGCCGTGCGCTTCGCCAAGGTGGCCTGCGCCGGGCCCCTGCTGGCGGCGGAACTGGATGCCCTGTCCCGCGCGCTGGACGCCCCGGCCAAGCCCATGGTGGGCATCATCGGCGGTTCCAAGGTGTCCACCAAGCTGACCCTGCTGGATACGCTGTCCAAAAAGGTGGACCGGCTCATCGTGGGCGGCGGCATCGCCAACAATTTCATCAAGGCCGCCGGGTACGAGGTGGGCCGTTCGCTGTACGAGCCGGATCTGGTGGACGAGGCCGCCCGCCTGATGGCCGCCGCCAAGGCCGCCGGGGGCGAGATTCCCGTGCCGGTGGACGTGGTGGTGGGGCCGGAATTCGCGGAATCCGCCCCGGCAACGGTGCGCAAGGTTTCCGAAGTGAAGCCGGACGAGATGATCCTGGACATCGGTCCCGAAACGGCAAGGCTGTACCGCGACATTCTGATGCAGGCGGGCACCATCGTCTGGAACGGTCCGGTGGGCGCCTTCGAGGTGGAGCAGTTCGGCCAGGGCACCAAGGCCCTGTGCATGGCCGTGGCCGACAGTCCGGCGTTTTCGCTGGCGGGCGGCGGGGATACCGTGGCCGCCATCGAGAAGTACGGCGTGGTGGATCGCATTTCGTACATGTCCACCGGCGGCGGTGCCTTTCTGGAATTTCTGGAAGGCAAGACCCTGCCCGCCGTGGCCGTGCTTGAGGAACGTTCCGGCAAGGGCTAG
- a CDS encoding MucR family transcriptional regulator, whose protein sequence is MDDFLKEALEIVKAQASVRTMTEDEITSMVQKLANGIRAISLGETEPEEACEACGDPRKAVKEKSITCLECGKSFKILTRKHLASHGIDAAAYREKWGLKKNTPLVCKALQRERRKKMKDMKLWEKRRKPAS, encoded by the coding sequence ATGGATGACTTTTTGAAGGAAGCCCTGGAAATCGTAAAGGCGCAGGCCAGTGTACGGACCATGACGGAGGACGAGATCACCTCCATGGTACAGAAGCTGGCCAATGGCATTCGTGCCATCAGCCTTGGCGAAACCGAGCCTGAAGAGGCGTGCGAAGCCTGCGGCGACCCGCGCAAGGCCGTGAAGGAAAAGTCCATCACCTGCCTCGAATGCGGCAAGTCGTTCAAGATCCTTACCCGCAAGCATCTTGCGTCGCACGGCATTGACGCCGCCGCCTATCGCGAGAAGTGGGGCCTCAAGAAGAACACCCCGCTGGTGTGCAAGGCGTTGCAGCGCGAACGCCGCAAGAAGATGAAGGACATGAAGCTTTGGGAGAAGCGGCGCAAGCCCGCTTCCTAG
- the thrB gene encoding homoserine kinase has translation MTTPIAPLPLDPARIAPDGCVSIIGMAGAGKTTVGRELALQLGWAHVDTDNLIEATYGTRLQAVADSMDKERFLDVEAGVIRRIGARRTVLSTGGSVVYRPEAMAHLSALGPLVYLDVSLPLILERIAMNPERGLAIAPGQTIEDLYNERIALYRRYASFTVAADALSPGGCAARIVAWLTGGEA, from the coding sequence ATGACCACTCCCATCGCCCCCCTTCCGCTTGACCCCGCACGCATCGCACCCGACGGGTGCGTCAGCATCATCGGCATGGCCGGTGCCGGAAAGACCACCGTGGGCCGCGAACTGGCCCTTCAGCTTGGCTGGGCCCACGTGGATACCGACAACCTCATCGAGGCCACCTACGGCACCCGGCTGCAAGCCGTGGCCGATTCCATGGACAAGGAACGTTTCCTGGACGTGGAAGCGGGCGTCATCCGTCGCATCGGGGCGCGGCGCACCGTGCTGTCCACCGGGGGCAGCGTGGTCTATCGCCCCGAGGCCATGGCCCACCTGTCCGCGCTGGGGCCGCTGGTCTACCTTGACGTTTCCCTGCCGCTGATCCTGGAACGCATTGCCATGAACCCGGAACGGGGGCTGGCCATCGCGCCGGGGCAGACCATAGAGGACCTGTACAACGAGCGCATCGCACTGTACCGGCGCTACGCCAGCTTCACCGTGGCCGCCGACGCCCTGTCGCCCGGCGGTTGCGCCGCGCGCATCGTGGCCTGGCTGACCGGCGGGGAGGCATGA
- the rpsI gene encoding 30S ribosomal protein S9 has product MANEFNYGTGRRKTATARTRLYAGSGQIVVNGRPFEDYFPRKSLQMIIRQPLVLTKNVERFDIKVNVCGGGVTGQAEAVRHGISRALLEVEPELRGALKRAGFLTRDARKKERKKYGQRAARARYQYSKR; this is encoded by the coding sequence ATGGCCAACGAATTCAACTACGGCACCGGTCGCCGCAAGACCGCCACGGCCCGTACCCGACTGTACGCCGGTTCCGGTCAAATCGTGGTGAACGGTCGCCCCTTCGAAGACTACTTCCCGCGCAAGTCGCTGCAAATGATCATCCGCCAGCCCCTGGTGCTGACCAAGAACGTCGAACGCTTCGACATCAAGGTCAACGTTTGCGGCGGCGGCGTGACCGGCCAGGCCGAAGCGGTGCGCCACGGCATTTCCCGCGCCCTGCTCGAAGTCGAGCCGGAACTGCGCGGTGCCCTGAAGCGCGCCGGGTTCCTGACCCGCGACGCCCGCAAGAAGGAACGCAAGAAGTACGGCCAGCGCGCTGCCCGCGCCCGGTACCAGTACTCCAAGCGTTAA
- the rplM gene encoding 50S ribosomal protein L13: MKTFSPTPENINREWFVVDASDLVLGRLATQITHRLRGKHKPEFAPHMDNGDFIVVVNCEKIKVTGNKLAAKKYYRHSGYVGGLHEITLEKLLASHPERVLMNAVRGMLPKNRLGRAMLKKLKVYAGPEHPHAAQNPQPLAIQY, from the coding sequence ATGAAAACGTTCAGCCCCACGCCCGAGAACATCAACCGCGAATGGTTCGTGGTCGATGCCTCCGACCTGGTTCTCGGCCGCCTTGCCACCCAGATCACGCATCGCCTGCGTGGCAAGCACAAGCCCGAGTTCGCACCGCACATGGACAACGGCGACTTCATCGTCGTGGTCAACTGCGAAAAGATCAAGGTCACCGGCAACAAGCTTGCCGCCAAGAAATACTACCGTCACTCCGGGTATGTCGGCGGTCTTCACGAGATCACCCTCGAGAAGCTGCTCGCCTCCCATCCGGAACGCGTGCTGATGAACGCCGTGCGGGGCATGCTGCCCAAGAACCGGCTTGGCCGCGCCATGCTGAAGAAGCTCAAGGTCTACGCAGGCCCCGAGCATCCGCATGCCGCCCAGAACCCGCAGCCGCTCGCCATCCAGTACTAA
- a CDS encoding HD domain-containing protein, whose amino-acid sequence MPSIRKSLLQFVFSGAYMKRWNDKLRPVELMEVDKQAHKMIVAWLLLQLNTRNLPAEERLRLGAEVVEGGLFDYFYRLVITDIKPPVFYRIKENEAHYRELTEWVADELEHIVRPLDEDFWQRLLTYIRRREKNTLADRILTAAHLYASGWEFNLIKPLNGFDDEMPEIDGSFQTRLTAMADLAGVPELIGGSSNALGRFANLCGQLRFQKRWSQTPRIPETSVIGHMFIVACYAYFFSIAVGACPARRLNNFFCGLFHDLPEVLTRDIISPVKRSVKQLPELIRQYEEQEMQERVFSLLDKAGYGDVASRLGYFLGLATGSEFDETVREPGTDGTPDMIRKVTFEELQATCNLDALDPKDGRLVKACDTLAAFIEAHTSVRNGVTSSHLQEAIARLRGEYRRVTLGPLHVGALFADFD is encoded by the coding sequence ATGCCCAGCATTCGCAAGAGCCTGCTCCAGTTCGTTTTTTCCGGTGCGTACATGAAGCGGTGGAACGACAAGCTGCGGCCCGTGGAACTGATGGAGGTGGACAAGCAGGCCCACAAGATGATCGTTGCGTGGCTGCTGCTGCAACTGAACACCCGCAACCTGCCCGCCGAAGAACGACTGCGCCTTGGCGCGGAAGTGGTGGAAGGCGGACTGTTCGACTATTTCTACCGCCTGGTCATCACCGACATCAAGCCGCCGGTGTTCTATCGCATAAAAGAGAACGAGGCCCACTACCGCGAGCTCACCGAGTGGGTGGCGGACGAACTGGAACACATCGTGCGTCCGCTGGACGAGGACTTCTGGCAGCGGCTGCTGACGTACATCCGCCGCCGCGAAAAGAACACCCTGGCCGACCGCATCCTGACCGCCGCACATCTCTACGCCAGCGGCTGGGAATTCAACCTCATCAAGCCGCTGAACGGGTTCGACGACGAAATGCCGGAAATCGACGGCTCGTTCCAGACCCGCCTGACCGCCATGGCAGACCTGGCCGGGGTGCCCGAACTCATCGGCGGCTCCAGCAACGCACTGGGGCGTTTTGCAAATCTTTGCGGTCAGTTGCGCTTTCAGAAGCGTTGGTCGCAGACCCCCCGCATTCCCGAAACCTCGGTCATCGGGCACATGTTCATCGTGGCCTGCTACGCCTATTTCTTCAGCATCGCCGTGGGCGCGTGCCCCGCGCGGCGGCTGAACAACTTTTTCTGCGGCCTGTTCCACGACCTGCCTGAAGTGCTGACCCGCGACATCATCTCGCCGGTGAAGCGTTCCGTGAAGCAGCTGCCCGAACTCATCCGGCAGTACGAAGAGCAGGAAATGCAGGAACGGGTGTTCTCGCTGCTGGACAAGGCGGGCTATGGCGACGTGGCCAGCCGCCTGGGCTATTTCCTGGGGCTGGCCACGGGGTCCGAATTCGACGAGACCGTGCGCGAACCTGGCACCGACGGCACCCCGGACATGATCCGCAAGGTGACCTTCGAGGAGTTGCAGGCCACCTGCAACCTCGACGCGCTGGACCCCAAGGACGGTCGCCTGGTGAAGGCCTGCGATACCCTTGCCGCGTTCATCGAGGCGCACACCTCGGTCCGCAACGGGGTGACGTCGAGCCACCTGCAGGAAGCCATTGCCCGGCTGCGCGGCGAGTATCGCCGGGTGACGCTGGGGCCGTTGCATGTGGGGGCGCTTTTTGCCGACTTCGACTAG